Part of the Halomarina litorea genome is shown below.
GTTGGTCGCCCCGCGGATCTTGAACGCGCCGGTGCGCTGGAACTGCTCGCACTTCAGGTACACCTCCGCGCCGGTGAACTCGGAGAAGGTGTGCGAGTACTCGATGGGCGTCCTGACCGCCGAGTCGCCGATGCGGTCGCGGGCCGCCCGCACGTCGGAGAGGGAGAGCATACGCGGAGATTGCCCGGACGGGGAGGTAGGTGTTTCCCACACGCGTCGCTGGCGGGCGTGGGGGAACGCTCCAGACGAATGTGGCAGGTCCGGAGCGTGTGACAGCACCTGCTTTCGCCGGATCGACCATAAAGCCCGCCCAAGCGCGGCGAAAGTGTAATCGGCAGACTGCGGCCCGATTTCCACCGCGTCAGACGGGTGGCGAACGCCCGTCAGTCGCGCTCGACCCGGACGTCGTTCTCGCGGAGGAATCGGTCGACTCGCTCCTCGAACGACCCGTCGCAGGGCCACTCTCCGGGTGCGTCGAGGCGGGCGGGGTCGCCGACGTAGAGCGCCACCGGTCCGCGCGGACTGGGGACCGTCACGCGACGGTACAGCCCCCGTTCGACGCCCTCGTAGACGTCGAGCGACCCGACGTCGGCGGTCCGGAGGATGCGCCCCTCGACGGCGCCCGCCGCGTCGGCACCGTCCCCCGGGGGGACCAGCGTCGGGTACGCCCCGTCGACGCGCCGGAGGCCGTACAGCGTGGCGTCCCCGGCGAAGGAGGCGTCCGCGACGACGGACCGGGCACGGTCCGGGTCGGTCAGCGTCCCGTAGACGAACACGTCCATGGCGACGACTCGCGGGCGGGGACGAAAAGCGGTCGGGATGGGAGAGAACGCCACGCTGAAAGCGCCTCCAGGAGAACGAGGGGTCACGTGACCGCCACCCTCCGCGCCCGGACGTTCGCCGTCTGGAAGCACGTGCTGGGGCTGGCGTGGCCGGTGATGGCCGAACAGACCTTCCGGACGCTGATGCGGACCACCGACATCCTCGTCACCGCGAGCATCTCGCCCGTCGCGGTGGCGGCCATCGGCCTCGCAGACCTCTACGCCCGGTTCCCCCTCTGGATCGGACTCGGCTTCGGCGGCGGGGCCATCTCGCTGTCGAGTCAGGACACCGGCGCGGCGGTGCCCGGCGGGGGTGGGACCGAGGAGGCGGCGAGGGCGGCGTCGGCCAACCGCGACCAGGCAATCAGCGTCGCACTCGTAGTGGGGGCGCTCCTCGGCCTGCCGTTCGTCGCCTTCGGCCTCCTGTTCGGCCGGGAGGCCATCGCCGTCCTCGGCGCACCCGCCGAAGTCGCGACGGTCGGCGGGGCCTACCTCGCCGTCGTCTTCCTCACCGCGCCCGCGAGACACGTCGGCCTCGTCGCCGCCCGGTCGCTGCAGGGAACCGGCGACACCCGCACCCCGATGTACGTCAACGTCGTCGCCAATCTCCTCAACATCTCGGGGTCGCTCGTGCTGGGGTGGGGGCTATTCGGCGCGCCCGAACTGGGCGTCGTCGGCGTCGGTGTCGCCACCTCCGCCGCGAACGTCCTCACGGCGGGCGCGTTGCTGGGTGCGCTCTGGGGGCCGTGGGCCGCCGCGGACCTCGTCCGACCGAGCGACCCCGTCGTCGCCCGCCAACTCGTGGAGGTGAGCCTTCCCGCCGTCGCGGAGGGACTGGCCTCCACGCTCGCCGAGTTCCCGTTCAATGCAGTCCTGCTCGGGTTTGGCACCGCCGTCAACGCCGCCTTTCAGGTGGGTCGGCGGATGTACCAGCAGGTGACCGGGCCGCTCGGTCGCGGGTACAACGTCGCCGTCAGCGTCGTCGTCGGGCAGGCCCTCGGACGGGGCGACCCGGCGGCGGCCCGCTTCGACGGGTGGGCGAGCGCCGCCCTCGGCGTCGTGAGCGTGGGGGGTGTCGGCCTCCTGCTGGCGGCGGGTGCGCCCCTGTTCGTCGGCGTGTTCACCACCGACTCCGAGACGGTTCGCTACGCGGTGGACTTCGCGCGCGTCTACGGCCTCTCCGCGCCCTTTCTCGCGACGTTCACCGTCCTTCAGGGGGCGCTCCGGGGGGCGGGGGAGACGCGCGTCCCGTTCGTCGCCCGTACCACGGGCACCTACGGCTTCCTCGTCGCGTTCACCTACCTCGCGGGCGTCGTCGGGGGACTCGGCGTCCTCGGGGCGTACCTCGGCATCGCGCTCTCGTACGTCTGGATGGCGCTGGTCGTCGGCGTGAGTTTCGGGCGCGGCGACTGGGCGGGACGGGCCGCCCGACTCCTGAGCGAGCGCGGGTCGCTCACGGAGTGAGCGTGGATGGTGAGTCGTCCGGGAGGTCAGGTGACCGCGAGCGCACTGTTGACCAGTCCGGCCACCGTGACGAGACGGGCGGCCGTCCCGACGAACGCCGCGACGGCGAACTTCACGTAGTTCGTCTCGACGACGCTGAACGCGTAGATGAGCGCCGTGTCGGGCATCAGCGGGATGGCGAGACCGACCGCGAGACCGAGGTAGCCGTACTCCTTGATGCGGTCGACGAACGCGCGTTCGCCGGCCGCGAGCGCCGGAAACTGGCCGACGATGCGGGCGAACAGCGGGGAGCGGGAGGCGCCGTTGCCGAGGCGGAGGGCGATGAGACTCCCCATCGCCTTCCCGAAGGCGCTGGTCGCGATGAGCAGGGCGAGTTCCGCCTGCGGGTGGAGGCCCAGGTCGAGGGGCATCGCGAGGACCACCTCCCCCGGGAACGGGAGGGCGATGGCGACCAGGAAGGAGTACACCAACACGACTGCCAGCCCCAGCGGTCCCGACGTCGACTGGATGAGCGCCTGCAGCGCGGGTGGGGCTGTGCCGTACACGTCCGTCACGCCGGGCAGTACCGCCCTAAGCCGACGGGCTAACATGTGAACCGACGGACGGCGGAGGGGCTATCGACGTTCGGACAGGTCCGTAAAGCGGACGCAATTGCCGAGAAGTGCGTGTCGGGCGCGGGCCGGTTCCGCGCGCGAGGGTCGGGGCCGCGGGGGTGAGAGCGCCGCCGAGCGGCGCCGGTATCCGGCGGGGGGGTGGGGTCTACCGCTCGTCGAGGGGGACGAACTCGAGGTCCTTCTCGCCGACGTAGCGGGCGCGGGGCCGGATGAGGCGGTTGTCCTCGTACTGTTCGAGGACGTGGGCCGTCCACCCGGAGACGCGGCTGATGGCGAAGATGGGCGTGTAGATGTCGATGGGGATGCCCATCTGGTAGTACGTCGAGGCGGAGTAGAAGTCCACGTTGGGCGCGAGGCCCTTCTCCTCGCCGACGTACTCCTCGATGGTGCGGCTCATCTCGAACCACTTGGTGTCGCCGGCGGCCTCGCCGAGTTCCTCGCTCTTCTCGCCGAGGATGACCGCGCGGGGGTCCTTCACGTTGTAGACGCGGTGGCCGAAGCCGGCGACCCGGCGGCCCTCGTCGAGGGCGTCCGTGATCCACTGTTCGGGGTCCTTCCCGCTCGACTCGATCTCCTTCAGCATCCGCATGACGTTGGCGTTCGCGCCCCCGTGGAGGCTCCCCGAGAGGGTGCCGACGGCGGCGGTGACGGCGGAGTGTATGTCCGCGAGGGTGCTCGCGGTGACCATCGCGGAGAACGTCGAGGCGTTGAGACCGTGGTCCGCGTGGAGGACGAGGGCCATGTCGAACGTCTCGGCCAGCACGTCGTTAGGCTCCTCGCCGTTGAGCATGTAGAGGAAGTTCGCGGCGTGCGGGAGGTCCTCGTCGGGTTCGACGGGGTCCTCGCCGTTGCGCAGGCGGGTGTACGCCGCGAGCGCCGTCGGGAGTTTGGCAGTGAGTCGGCGGGCCTTCCGGAGGTTCGCCTCGCGGTCGGCAGGGTCGGCGTCAGCGTCCGGGTCGTGCGCCGAGAGGTGCGAGGCCACGGTGCGGAGGGCGGCCATCGGGTCCTCCTCGGCGTCCGCGAGGTCACGGACGGCGCTGTGGACGCTCTCGTCGACGGTGCGCTCCTCGGCCATCGACGCCGCGAAGGCGTCGAGTTCCTCCCGGTCGGGCAGGTGGCCGTTCCAGAGGAGGTAGACGACCTCCTCGAAGCTCGCCTCCCGGGCCAGGTCGTCGATGGAGTAGCCGCGGTAGACCAGTTGTCCCGCGTCCCCGTCGATGAAGCTCAGTTCGGATTCGGCGACCAACACGCCCTCAAGGCCCTTCTTGAGTTCATCTGCCATACGAGTGCTTCCGAAGGCGAGTCTAAAAGGATTGTTATACGAAGAATGGGGATCCATCCACACAGACCTCTCTCGTCGTCAGATACGTCCACTGGTACTGGAACTCACGCTATAGCTGATTTCGAGAGCGAGAGTTCATTACGAATGAACACTGAGACTGATAGTTGGTGAGACAATGTCATCAAATCAGTATGTCGGCACGGGTGCGGGTCGCGCGTTCACTCGGCGCACCGCACTGAGGGGAGCGGGGGCACTCGTCGCCGGAGCGGCGGTCCTCTCCGGCCCGGCGGCCGCCTATCCGCGGGGGACGGTGCTGTGGGGCGACCCCGAAGCGGTCGGGAACGGATACGCGAGGACCTTCGCCGAGTACAGCCCGAGCGGCCACCCTCAAGCCGTCGGGTTCCTGCTGCGCAGGGACGTGTTCGACGGGCTCCCCGCGGAGACGGCCGAGTACCACCTCCACCTGCCGGCGGGGGTGGACGACGCGGGGCGCACCCCGATTCCGTTCACGTTCGCCGGACTGGACTGGAACCCGCAGGGTCACGACCCCATCCCCATCTACGGCGGGCCGCACTTCGACTTCCACCTCTACATCTCCAGCGAGGAGACCACCGAGTCGATTCCCTTCGGCATCGCCGACTACGAGATTCCCCCCGACCAGATGCCCGAGGGCGTCGTCACGGCGGCCGCACTGGGCGCGGACCGGGTCGTCGTCCCCGCGATGGGCGAACACCTCGTGGACCCGCGCGCCCCCGAGTTCAACGGTCAGCCGTTCACCCACACGTTCATCTGGGGGGCGTGGGAACCAGACGGGAGGGGCGTCCCGGACGGCGAGGGGCCGCACTACACCGGCGACGGCGTCGGCGAGCTGACGTTCATGGAACCGATGGCGACGGTGGCGTTCCTCCGAGACCTCGACGGTACCGTCGGGGCGGACATCCCGATGCCGGCGGTGTTCGACCGGGCGGGGTACTACCCGACGCGGTACGTCATCCGACGCTGGCCGGGGCGTGACGCCTACACGGTGGCGCTCACCCGGTTCCGGTGGTTCGACGGCGCACACTGACCGGGCCACGGGTCCGTCCGCGACGTCGCCTCGTCGCCCCCGACAACTCTTTCACCCGAGGCGGGAAACGGGCGGTGTATGGGTGAGGTCGAGTACGAACCGGTCTCCGTGAAGGTGGTGCTGGCGGAGATGAAAGACACCGCCGAACTGCTCATCGACCTCTCGTACTCCGCCGTCCTCCTCGGCAGCGACGACATCGCCGAGGAGGTCCTCGACCTCGAAGACCGCATGGACATCCTCCAGATGAAAGCGCGGATGAGCCTCCTCATGGCCGCGCGCAACCCCGAGGACGCCGAGGCCCTCGCGCCCGTCCTCGGGGTCGTCGGGGCCGCGGAGAAGATTTCGGACGCCGCCGGCGACATCGCGAAGGTCGTCATCGAGGAAATCGGCCTGCCGGAGGCGATGCGGGCCGCCCTCCCCGAGGCCGTCGAGATGCTCGTCCGCGTGCGACTCGACCCCGACTCGCCGCTGGTCGGACAGAGCCTCGCGGGGTGTGACCTCGAGACCGAGACGGGCGTGCGCGTCATCGCCATCCGCCGCGAGGGGGAGTGGCTCATCGACCCCGACTCCGACGCCGTCCTCCGGGGGAAGGACGTCCTCCTCCTCCGGGGGACCGAAGAGGGCATCGCGGAGGTGTACGAGGAGAGCGTCGGCGACGAGTACGTCCACATGGAGGCGCCCGAACCGGCCATCGACGACCTGGAACGCGCCGTCGACTCTATCGTCCTGATGAAGAACATGAGCGAACTCGCCGTCGACCTCGCCTACGGCGCGGTGCTGTACGACAGCGAGGCCGTCGCCGAGGAGGTACTGGAACTCGAAGCCGAGGTGGACGCCCTCCAGTCGCGCTTCGAGGCGTGGACCCTGCAGGCCGCCTCCCGCATCGACGACCCCGTCTCCCTCCGCGGACTGGTCCACCTCGCCCGCGCGACGGAGGTCATCTCCGACGCCGCCCTCGAAATCAGCGAGGGCGTCCTCCGGGGACTGGGCACGCACCCGGTCGTCGCGGAGGCCGTCCGCGAGTCCGACCAGATGATCGTCCGCCTCACCGTCGGGCCGGAGAGCGCCCTCGACGGGGCCACCCTGCGCGACGAGATGGTCAGCACCCAGACGGGCATGCGCGTCATCGCCGTCCGGCGGGGGAGCGTCGCGGGCACCACCGCCCAGTCCCGGTTCGGACGTTCGCGCGGGGAGTGGGTCGTCTCGCCGCGTGGGGAGACGGAACTCCACGCCGAGGACGTCATCATCGCCAAGGGGACCCCCGAGGGGGCGGACCGACTGGCGGCGCTGGCGGGCCAGGAGTTGGAGTAGTCGTCGACCCGGCGTCAGAGTTCCTTCGCACGACGGTACGCACTGACGAGCGTCAGCGCTACCGTCGTCAGCAGGGCCGTTCCCACCGCGAGGACGAACGCCAGTGCGAGAAAGAGCACCGGGCCGGCGGCGTCCTGCGGGGCGGGACCGAGCAGTTCGAGGAAGCGGACGGCGTAGACGAACGCCGCGAGGACGACGCCCACCACCACCCCCCGTCTCGCGTTGCGTTCGACGCCGAGGTCGACGAGCAACCCGCCGAGTCCGCCGGGGCGTTCGGGGACCGACTCGCCGGACGTCCCCGGTGCGGGGTCGTCGTCTCGCTGGGACACACTTCGGCTACGGCTGTACGGGACAAAGCCCCTTCGAGAGGCGGCCAGCGACCCGCGTAGCCCTTTCCGATACCGAACTGCCTAAGGGAGTGTGGGGTGGGTTCTAGGCGTAATGACCACGCTCGGAACCGCGACTGCCGCGCCCGGGGAGTTCGCCACCGGGCGCCTGACCGTCGGGGAGGCCCGCGACGGCAGCGAGGTGGCACTCCCGGTCGCGGTCGTGAACGGGGCCCGCGAGGGCAAGACCCTCTACATCCAAGCGGTCAGCGACGGCGACGAACTGAACGGCGTCGGCGTCGTCCAGCGACTCGTCCCGCAGTTGGACCCCGACGAACTCGCCGGGGAGGTCCTCGTCGTCGGCATCGTCAACGTCCACGCCTTCCACGTCGCCGAACACCGCAACCCCATCGACGACACGAAGATGAACCGGGCGTACCCCGGCGACGCCAACGGCACCTCCTCCGAGCGTATCGCCCACGCCACCTTCGAAGCCGCCTCCCGTGCGGACCTCGTCCTCGACCTGCACCAGGGGTCGACCAGCCGGATGATAAACGAGACGCGCGTTCGCTGTGGTCCCCGCCACCGCCTGCACAAGGAGTGTCTCGAACTGGCGAAGGTGTTCGACGCCGGCTACGTCCTCGACCAGAAGGGACCGGAGGGGCAACTGGCCCGGGCGGCCCCCGACAGCGGCGTCCCCACCATCGACCCCGAACTCGGCGGCTGCGTCGGCTGGGACCGCGAGAGCATCGACATCGGCGTCCGCGGCGTGAAGAACGTCCTCGTCCACTACGGCTTCCTCGACGGCGAGGTGAGCGCCGGCACACAGACCCGCGCCAGCGGCTTCGAGCAGTACGGCGCGCCCGCCGGCGGCCTCGTCACCTTCCGACAGGACCTCGGCGACGAGGTCCAGCGCGGCGACCCCCTGTTCGACGTGACCACCGTCTTCGGCGAGGTGAAGTCGACGGTGACCGCCGACTCCCCCGGCGTCTTCTGGCGCACCCGCCGCCTGCCGCAGGTCGCCACCGGCGAGTACGTCTGCTCGGTCGGGACGGACGTCGACGAGGTCTGAATCGTGGAATCGGACGAGGTAGTCCATCGAATCGCCGCGCTCCGCGAGCGAGTGCTGAACGCCGACACCCCGGAGGAACGTCGCGAGGCGGTTCGCGAACTCGGGCGACTCGACCGGGAGCGGAAGGCCGAGACCTACGCGCGGCTCGAAGACGAGTAGCGTCTTCCCCTCCTTCGCGAACGAGGACCCCCTCCTTCCAGAAGGGAACGAACTATCGACCAGCCACCGGTACCCCGACCATGCCCATCGCCCTCGTCTGCCCCGACTGCGGGACCGAGTACGTCGACCGCTGGCGCTGTTCCTGCGGCCACCCGCTGGAGTTCGCCGACCAGCCACACCCGGACCCGTTCGGCCCCGACGCCCGCGAGGGCCTGTGGGCGTTCGCCCCCTTCCTTCCCGTGGAGCGGCGCGTCTCGCTGGGCGAGGGGTACACCCCGCTCGTAGAAGCCCCCGAGTGGGACGCGGCGTTCAAACTGGAGTACGTCTTCCCGTCGGGGAGTTTCAAGGACCGCGGGGCGACGGCGACCCTCTCGCGGGGCGCCGAACTGGGCGTCGACCGGGTCGTCGAGGACTCCTCGGGGAACGCGGGAGCGGCCATCGCCACCTACGCCGCCCGCGCGGGTGTCGACTGCTCCATCTACGTCCCCGCCGCGGTGAAGGCGAGCAAGGTGCGGGCCATCGAACGCGCCGGCGGCGAGGTGGTCCGCGTCGAGGGGAGTCGGGAGGCCGTCACCGACGCCTGCGTCGCGGCCGTCGAGGACGGCGAGGGGTGGTACGCGAGTCACGCGTGGAACCCCGCCTTCTTCGCCGGGACGGCCACGTTCGCCTACGAACTCGCCCACCAGCGCGACTGGTCGGTGCCCGACGCCGTCGTCCTCCCCGTCGGCCACGGGACGCTCTTCCTCGGGGCCTACCGCGGCTTCCGGCACCTCTTCGACTCCGGGTGGACCGACGGGATGCCGCGCCTCCTCGGGGCGCAGGCGGCGGGGTACGACCCGATAGCTAGCGAGTTGCACACGAAACGAAGGGGTTCGAGTGGTCGAAACGACCTCGCGGACGGCATCCAGATACGCGAACCCGTCCGGAAGGCGGGGATTCTGGAGGCAATCGAGGTCACGGGGGGCGACTGCCTCTCGATTTCCGCCGAGGCGACCGACCGCGCCCTCGACGGACTCCACGAACGGGGGTTCTACACGGAACCGACCTGCGCCGTCGCGCCCGCTGCCCTGCGCGAGTACCGCGAGCGAGGCGTCCTGACCGAGGACGACGACGTGGTGGTCCCGCTCACGGGAAGCGGGCTGAAGACCTGAGGTCGGAGGACCGATGGCGAGGGTCGTCGTGGGAGTCGGGCAGTCAGGCGGTCAGATACCGACGTGGGCGCGCGTCGTCGCTGCGTCCGGGACGCTCGCCCCGACGCTGCCGGAGACGTTCGACTCGCCCGACCCGTTCGACCCGTTCGACGCCGAGGCGTTCAGGTTCTCGAACTCCACCTGCGTGCCGGGGCCGATACCCGTCTCGTTGGCGAACCCGCGGTTCACCTCGACGACGTACTGCGCGGGGGCATCACTCCGGTAGCGCTCCAGTTCCGAGTTCGACGCGTTGGGCTGGACGTGGGCGTGTTCGACGTTGATGACGGTGCCGTTCTCCGAGACGAATATCATGTCCAGCGGGATGAGCGTGTCCTTCATCCAGAAGACGCGGTCCCCGGCGGACTCGAAGACGAACACCATCCCGTGGTCGGCGGCGAGCGACTCGCGGCCCATCAGGCCCCGCCGGTGTTCGGCGTCGGTTCGAGCGACTTCGAGGCTGATGGTCGCCAGTTCGCTGCCGTCCGAGCGGAACGTCGCCGTCGGGCCGTCGCCCGGTCCGGTCGTGTCGGAGGCCGTCGGTTCCGCCCCCGAGTCGCCCGCCTCGGTCGTCCCCGTCGCGTCGTTGCGAGTCGTCTCGGCCGTCGATGCGTTACCGTCCGTCGTCCCGGCCGCCGTGGTCCCGTCGGCAGCCGTCGCGGTCGTCCCGTCGTCGCCCGGTCCGGAGGGGGAAGCACAGCCCGCGAGGGCGGCGAGGGCGAGGAGCGCGACGACGACCGTCGTGGTTGCGCGGCTCATGTACAGGGGAGTGTTCTCCAGTGGCATCGGTCTTCTGCCGGTGACTACCGCTCGGGGTGGGTCGGCGCGTCGAAGCCGCCCCGGACGAGGGGGCGCGCGACGTGCCGGCGGGCGCGCGGCGGCACCTCGTACCAGCCCGGTTCGATGGCCCGGTCGACCGCACGCTCGACCTTCCCGTCCGCGCTGGTCCCGCAGTCCCGGCAGCGATAG
Proteins encoded:
- a CDS encoding gamma-glutamylcyclotransferase family protein; the protein is MDVFVYGTLTDPDRARSVVADASFAGDATLYGLRRVDGAYPTLVPPGDGADAAGAVEGRILRTADVGSLDVYEGVERGLYRRVTVPSPRGPVALYVGDPARLDAPGEWPCDGSFEERVDRFLRENDVRVERD
- a CDS encoding MATE family efflux transporter, with amino-acid sequence MAEQTFRTLMRTTDILVTASISPVAVAAIGLADLYARFPLWIGLGFGGGAISLSSQDTGAAVPGGGGTEEAARAASANRDQAISVALVVGALLGLPFVAFGLLFGREAIAVLGAPAEVATVGGAYLAVVFLTAPARHVGLVAARSLQGTGDTRTPMYVNVVANLLNISGSLVLGWGLFGAPELGVVGVGVATSAANVLTAGALLGALWGPWAAADLVRPSDPVVARQLVEVSLPAVAEGLASTLAEFPFNAVLLGFGTAVNAAFQVGRRMYQQVTGPLGRGYNVAVSVVVGQALGRGDPAAARFDGWASAALGVVSVGGVGLLLAAGAPLFVGVFTTDSETVRYAVDFARVYGLSAPFLATFTVLQGALRGAGETRVPFVARTTGTYGFLVAFTYLAGVVGGLGVLGAYLGIALSYVWMALVVGVSFGRGDWAGRAARLLSERGSLTE
- the citZ gene encoding citrate synthase, which encodes MADELKKGLEGVLVAESELSFIDGDAGQLVYRGYSIDDLAREASFEEVVYLLWNGHLPDREELDAFAASMAEERTVDESVHSAVRDLADAEEDPMAALRTVASHLSAHDPDADADPADREANLRKARRLTAKLPTALAAYTRLRNGEDPVEPDEDLPHAANFLYMLNGEEPNDVLAETFDMALVLHADHGLNASTFSAMVTASTLADIHSAVTAAVGTLSGSLHGGANANVMRMLKEIESSGKDPEQWITDALDEGRRVAGFGHRVYNVKDPRAVILGEKSEELGEAAGDTKWFEMSRTIEEYVGEEKGLAPNVDFYSASTYYQMGIPIDIYTPIFAISRVSGWTAHVLEQYEDNRLIRPRARYVGEKDLEFVPLDER
- a CDS encoding potassium channel family protein is translated as MGEVEYEPVSVKVVLAEMKDTAELLIDLSYSAVLLGSDDIAEEVLDLEDRMDILQMKARMSLLMAARNPEDAEALAPVLGVVGAAEKISDAAGDIAKVVIEEIGLPEAMRAALPEAVEMLVRVRLDPDSPLVGQSLAGCDLETETGVRVIAIRREGEWLIDPDSDAVLRGKDVLLLRGTEEGIAEVYEESVGDEYVHMEAPEPAIDDLERAVDSIVLMKNMSELAVDLAYGAVLYDSEAVAEEVLELEAEVDALQSRFEAWTLQAASRIDDPVSLRGLVHLARATEVISDAALEISEGVLRGLGTHPVVAEAVRESDQMIVRLTVGPESALDGATLRDEMVSTQTGMRVIAVRRGSVAGTTAQSRFGRSRGEWVVSPRGETELHAEDVIIAKGTPEGADRLAALAGQELE
- a CDS encoding DUF7536 family protein — encoded protein: MSQRDDDPAPGTSGESVPERPGGLGGLLVDLGVERNARRGVVVGVVLAAFVYAVRFLELLGPAPQDAAGPVLFLALAFVLAVGTALLTTVALTLVSAYRRAKEL
- a CDS encoding succinylglutamate desuccinylase/aspartoacylase family protein encodes the protein MTTLGTATAAPGEFATGRLTVGEARDGSEVALPVAVVNGAREGKTLYIQAVSDGDELNGVGVVQRLVPQLDPDELAGEVLVVGIVNVHAFHVAEHRNPIDDTKMNRAYPGDANGTSSERIAHATFEAASRADLVLDLHQGSTSRMINETRVRCGPRHRLHKECLELAKVFDAGYVLDQKGPEGQLARAAPDSGVPTIDPELGGCVGWDRESIDIGVRGVKNVLVHYGFLDGEVSAGTQTRASGFEQYGAPAGGLVTFRQDLGDEVQRGDPLFDVTTVFGEVKSTVTADSPGVFWRTRRLPQVATGEYVCSVGTDVDEV
- a CDS encoding pyridoxal-phosphate dependent enzyme — protein: MPIALVCPDCGTEYVDRWRCSCGHPLEFADQPHPDPFGPDAREGLWAFAPFLPVERRVSLGEGYTPLVEAPEWDAAFKLEYVFPSGSFKDRGATATLSRGAELGVDRVVEDSSGNAGAAIATYAARAGVDCSIYVPAAVKASKVRAIERAGGEVVRVEGSREAVTDACVAAVEDGEGWYASHAWNPAFFAGTATFAYELAHQRDWSVPDAVVLPVGHGTLFLGAYRGFRHLFDSGWTDGMPRLLGAQAAGYDPIASELHTKRRGSSGRNDLADGIQIREPVRKAGILEAIEVTGGDCLSISAEATDRALDGLHERGFYTEPTCAVAPAALREYRERGVLTEDDDVVVPLTGSGLKT
- a CDS encoding DUF192 domain-containing protein, whose amino-acid sequence is MSRATTTVVVALLALAALAGCASPSGPGDDGTTATAADGTTAAGTTDGNASTAETTRNDATGTTEAGDSGAEPTASDTTGPGDGPTATFRSDGSELATISLEVARTDAEHRRGLMGRESLAADHGMVFVFESAGDRVFWMKDTLIPLDMIFVSENGTVINVEHAHVQPNASNSELERYRSDAPAQYVVEVNRGFANETGIGPGTQVEFENLNASASNGSNGSGESNVSGSVGASVPDAATTRAHVGI